From a single Gadus morhua chromosome 3, gadMor3.0, whole genome shotgun sequence genomic region:
- the LOC115541100 gene encoding ecto-ADP-ribosyltransferase 5 isoform X2: protein MWGNRESVLALVVVAALHGTLNGAKELDMAVDSVDDRYYGCRADALKGLPDQLKVELAASPEFKVAWETERGCNAVVPGGLPEHSQALRAYLNAKKAFKDKFNNAVATMGGNHSFPFYSLHFLLTDAMMLLSGKGGTNRTVYSVSRQLYTAKKGAKVKLGGFMSAFKDRSLLMEDPDLEGGVLFSITSCLAANLEMECGDVEMLLLPAEEFTVEDIHKVDDGELQKGNSSTKVVGCLWAVYLAVALFGLLK, encoded by the exons ATGTGGGGGAACAGAGAATCGGTCCTTGCTCTTGTCGTTGTCGCAGCTCTTCATGGCACA TTAAACGGTGCAAAAGAACTGGATATGGCCGTGGATTCAGTGGACGACCGGTATTATGGATGCCGTGCCGATGCCCTGAAGGGACTGCCTGACCAGCTGAAGGTTGAGCTGGCCGCCAGCCCAGAGTTCAAAGTGGCCTGGGAAACCGAAAGGGGTTGTAATGCGGTTGTGCCCGGAGGCCTACCGGAGCACAGCCAGGCGCTGCGGGCCTACTTAAACGCAAAGAAAGCATTCAAGGACAAGTTTAACAACGCTGTGGCAACCATGGGCGGCAATCACAGCTTCCCCTTCTATTCCCTCCACTTCCTGCTTACGGACGCGATGATGTTGCTGTCAGGGAAGGGGGGCACGAACAGGACCGTGTACAGCGTATCTCGGCAGTTATACACCGCGAAGAAGGGCGCAAAGGTGAAGTTGGGCGGATTCATGTCAGCCTTCAAGGATAGATCGCTGCTGATGGAGGACCCTGATTTGGAGGGAGGGGTTCTGTTCAGCATCACGAGCTGCCTCGCGGCCAACCTGGAGATGGAATGCGGGGACGTCGAGATGCTCCTGTTGCCCGCTGAAGAGTTTACGGTGGAGGACATCCACAAGGTTGATGACGGGGA GCTCCAGAAAGGAAATTCCTCCACCAAAGTCGTTGGCTGCTTATGGGCGGTGTACCTAGCGGTTGCTCTCTTCGGCCTGTTAAAATAG
- the LOC115541100 gene encoding GPI-linked NAD(P)(+)--arginine ADP-ribosyltransferase 1 isoform X1 has translation MWGNRESVLALVVVAALHGTLNGAKELDMAVDSVDDRYYGCRADALKGLPDQLKVELAASPEFKVAWETERGCNAVVPGGLPEHSQALRAYLNAKKAFKDKFNNAVATMGGNHSFPFYSLHFLLTDAMMLLSGKGGTNRTVYSVSRQLYTAKKGAKVKLGGFMSAFKDRSLLMEDPDLEGGVLFSITSCLAANLEMECGDVEMLLLPAEEFTVEDIHKVDDGEYVSHTSITLKHSGFSSKHNCHLHARLQKGNSSTKVVGCLWAVYLAVALFGLLK, from the exons ATGTGGGGGAACAGAGAATCGGTCCTTGCTCTTGTCGTTGTCGCAGCTCTTCATGGCACA TTAAACGGTGCAAAAGAACTGGATATGGCCGTGGATTCAGTGGACGACCGGTATTATGGATGCCGTGCCGATGCCCTGAAGGGACTGCCTGACCAGCTGAAGGTTGAGCTGGCCGCCAGCCCAGAGTTCAAAGTGGCCTGGGAAACCGAAAGGGGTTGTAATGCGGTTGTGCCCGGAGGCCTACCGGAGCACAGCCAGGCGCTGCGGGCCTACTTAAACGCAAAGAAAGCATTCAAGGACAAGTTTAACAACGCTGTGGCAACCATGGGCGGCAATCACAGCTTCCCCTTCTATTCCCTCCACTTCCTGCTTACGGACGCGATGATGTTGCTGTCAGGGAAGGGGGGCACGAACAGGACCGTGTACAGCGTATCTCGGCAGTTATACACCGCGAAGAAGGGCGCAAAGGTGAAGTTGGGCGGATTCATGTCAGCCTTCAAGGATAGATCGCTGCTGATGGAGGACCCTGATTTGGAGGGAGGGGTTCTGTTCAGCATCACGAGCTGCCTCGCGGCCAACCTGGAGATGGAATGCGGGGACGTCGAGATGCTCCTGTTGCCCGCTGAAGAGTTTACGGTGGAGGACATCCACAAGGTTGATGACGGGGAGTACGTCAGCCACACCAGCATCACTCTGAAGCATTCCGGTTTTTCCTCTAAACACAACTGTCACTTACATGCTCG GCTCCAGAAAGGAAATTCCTCCACCAAAGTCGTTGGCTGCTTATGGGCGGTGTACCTAGCGGTTGCTCTCTTCGGCCTGTTAAAATAG
- the LOC115541099 gene encoding C-reactive protein isoform X2: protein MLTAITVCLRSFTDLKRGHGLFSMSSSSLFNAFLIFKEETANRFQLFVKDSSASFFEQEYKLNTWHSICATWDGNTGVVQLWLDGRPSARKYCTDGTLSSTSLIMIGQEQDSHGGRFDIKQSFVGMMTDVHMWNFVLSPCEIQRYVEDLNYSPGNVINWKALNYAIVGKILVTDKNDVCPCLAKRKMTNILNQSCQG from the exons ATGTTGACAGCCATCACAGTCTGTCTCAG GTCCTTCACAGACCTCAAAAGAGGCCACGGCCTCTTCTCCATGTCCTCTAGCTCCTTGTTCAATGCCTTCCTGATTTTTAAGGAGGAAACAGCAAATCGGTTCCAGCTGTTTGTCAAGGATTCTTCCGCGTCCTTTTTCGAGCAGGAATACAAGCTGAACACCTGGCACTCTATCTGTGCCACCTGGGATGGAAATACTGGGGTGGTGCAGCTTTGGCTGGATGGAAGACCTAGTGCCAGAAAATACTGTACTGATGGAACCTTATCATCAACCAGTTTGATCATGATAGGACAG GAGCAGGATTCCCACGGTGGGCGATTTGACATTAAGCAGAGCTTCGTCGGCATGATGACGGATGTCCACATGTGGAACTttgtcctctctccctgtgaGATCCAGCGCTATGTAGAGGACCTTAACTACTCCCCAGGCAACGTGATTAACTGGAAAGCCCTAAATTATGCGATTGTAGGGAAGATACTTGTGACTGACAAAAACGACGTGTGTCCATGTCTTGCAAAGAGGAAGATGACAAATATATTAAATCAGTCCTGCCAGGGTTGA
- the LOC115541099 gene encoding serum amyloid P-component isoform X1, whose amino-acid sequence MKSLLIVVVLTVCEAAPEDLTGKTFSFSKETKTDYVKLIPTSEMLTAITVCLRSFTDLKRGHGLFSMSSSSLFNAFLIFKEETANRFQLFVKDSSASFFEQEYKLNTWHSICATWDGNTGVVQLWLDGRPSARKYCTDGTLSSTSLIMIGQEQDSHGGRFDIKQSFVGMMTDVHMWNFVLSPCEIQRYVEDLNYSPGNVINWKALNYAIVGKILVTDKNDVCPCLAKRKMTNILNQSCQG is encoded by the exons ATGAAGTCTCTACTAATAGTGGTGGTTCTGACCGTATGCGAAGCAGCCCCTGAAG ATCTCACAGGAAAAACCTTCAGCTTTTCAAAGGAAACCAAAACGGACTATGTGAAGCTGATCCCAACAAGCGAGATGTTGACAGCCATCACAGTCTGTCTCAG GTCCTTCACAGACCTCAAAAGAGGCCACGGCCTCTTCTCCATGTCCTCTAGCTCCTTGTTCAATGCCTTCCTGATTTTTAAGGAGGAAACAGCAAATCGGTTCCAGCTGTTTGTCAAGGATTCTTCCGCGTCCTTTTTCGAGCAGGAATACAAGCTGAACACCTGGCACTCTATCTGTGCCACCTGGGATGGAAATACTGGGGTGGTGCAGCTTTGGCTGGATGGAAGACCTAGTGCCAGAAAATACTGTACTGATGGAACCTTATCATCAACCAGTTTGATCATGATAGGACAG GAGCAGGATTCCCACGGTGGGCGATTTGACATTAAGCAGAGCTTCGTCGGCATGATGACGGATGTCCACATGTGGAACTttgtcctctctccctgtgaGATCCAGCGCTATGTAGAGGACCTTAACTACTCCCCAGGCAACGTGATTAACTGGAAAGCCCTAAATTATGCGATTGTAGGGAAGATACTTGTGACTGACAAAAACGACGTGTGTCCATGTCTTGCAAAGAGGAAGATGACAAATATATTAAATCAGTCCTGCCAGGGTTGA